The following proteins are co-located in the Phragmites australis chromosome 10, lpPhrAust1.1, whole genome shotgun sequence genome:
- the LOC133931293 gene encoding aspartic proteinase nepenthesin-1-like yields MKHLVTLLVLIALPARAVSVPGAGVVALLTHADSGRGLAKPELVRRMAHRTRARRRLLSQEHEHPVRAGVRADLGAGGGIVTNEYLVHLAVGTPPRPVALTLDTGSDLVWTQCAPCLDCFDQGLPLLDPAGSSTYAALPCGAPRCRALPFTSCGGRSGGNRSCAYVYHYGDKSLTVGQLATDRFTFGPGDNPDSLSTRRLTFGCGHFNKGVFQANETGIAGFGRGRWSLPSQLNVTSFSYCFTSMFESKSSLVTLGAPAELYSHAHSGEVRTTPLIKNPSQPSLYFLSLKGISVGSTRLPVPESRFRSTIIDSGASITTLPEDVYEAVKAEFVAQVGLPLRGVEGSALDLCFALPVTAFWRRPAVPALTLHLEGADWELPRANYVFKDYGARVMCVVLDAAPGEQTVIGNFQQQNTHVVYDLQNDLLSFAPARCDRLVASL; encoded by the coding sequence ATGAAGCACCTCGTGACGCTACTAGTTTTGATTGCCCTGCCAGCGCGCGCCGTGTCCGTTCCCGGCGCCGGCGTCGTGGCGCTGCTCACGCACGCCGACTCCGGCCGGGGCCTCGCAAAGCCCGAGCTCGTGCGGCGCATGGCGCACCGCACCAGGGCGCGCCGGCGGCTGCTTTCGCAAGAACACGAGCACCCGGTGCGCGCGGGGGTGCGCGCCgacctcggcgccggcggcgggatCGTGACGAACGAATACCTGGTGCACCTGGCCGTCGGCACACCGCCGCGGCCCGTGGCGCTCACGCTCGACACCGGCAGCGACCTCGTCTGGACACAGTGCGCGCCCTGCCTCGACTGCTTCGACCAGGGGCTCCCGTTGCTGGACCCCGCCGGGTCCTCCACCTACGCCGCGCTCCCCTGCGGCGCGCCCCGGTGCCGCGCGCTCCCGTTCACGTCGTGCGGCGGCCGCAGCGGGGGGAACCGGAGCTGCGCGTACGTCTACCACTACGGCGACAAGTCGCTCACCGTCGGCCAGCTCGCCACCGACCGCTTCACCTTCGGACCCGGCGACAATCCCGATAGCCTCTCCACGCGGCGCTTGACCTTCGGCTGCGGCCACTTCAACAAGGGCGTCTTCCAGGCCAACGAGACCGGCATTGCCGGCTTCGGCCGGGGTCGGTGGTCGCTTCCGTCCCAGCTCAACGTCACAAGCTTCTCCTACTGCTTCACCTCCATGTTCGAGTCCAAGAGCAGCCTCGTCACTCTCGGTGCGCCAGCCGAACTCTACAGCCACGCGCACAGCGGCGAGGTCCGGACCACCCCGCTCATCAAGAATCCCTCGCAGCCGTCGCTCTACTTCCTATCGCTGAAGGGCATCTCTGTGGGCTCAACGCGGCTGCCGGTGCCGGAGTCGCGGTTCCGGTCGACGATCATCGACTCCGGCGCGTCGATCACGACGCTGCCTGAGGACGTGTACGAGGCGGTGAAGGCGGAGTTCGTGGCCCAGGTCGGGCTGCCGCTCCGCGGCGTGGAGGGTTCGGCGCTGGACCTCTGCTTCGCGCTGCCCGTGACGGCGTTCTGGCGTCGGCCCGCCGTGCCGGCGCTGACGCTGCACCTCGAGGGCGCCGACTGGGAGCTGCCGCGCGCCAattacgtgttcaaggactatgGCGCGCGCGTGATGTGCGTCGTGCTCGACGCGGCGCCCGGGGAGCAGACCGTCATCGGCAACTTCCAGCAGCAGAACACGCACGTCGTGTACGACCTCCAGAACGATCTGCTGTCCTTCGCGCCGGCCCGGTGCGACAGGCTCGTAGCTTCATTGTAG
- the LOC133930601 gene encoding uncharacterized protein LOC133930601, whose amino-acid sequence MDLKDSLSKFKQQQERCQSSLASIAANQASTSKPKHRAQPINAPSAPARSSQPIKFSNDTERLQHINSIRKSPVGAQIKLVIGLLYKTRQAFTAEQINEATYVDIHGNKAVFDSLRNNLKVNYDGRRFSYKSKHDLKGKDQLLVLIRKFPEGLAVVEVKDAYPNVLEDLQALKAAGEVWLLSNMDSQEDIVYPNDPKAKIKVDDDLKQLFREIELPRDMVDIEKELQKNGFKPMTNTTKRRAAAQIDGIKPKPKPKKKQREITKRTKLTNAHLPELFQNLNT is encoded by the exons ATGGATCTCAAGGATAGCCTCTCCAAATTTAAGCAACAACAGGAGAGATGCCAGTCGTCTTTGGCAAGCATAGCTGCAAATCAAGCTTCGACCTCAAAACCAAAGCACAGGGCCCAACCGATAAATGCTCCATCTGCTCCAGCAAGATCGTCACAGCCTATTAAATTTTCAAATGATACAGAAAGGCTACAACACATTAATTCAATTAGGAAATCGCCTGTTGGAGCACAAATCAAACTTGTCATCGGACTGCTTTACAAG ACAAGACAAGCTTTTACTGCAGAGCAGATAAATGAAGCAACTTATGTTGATATCCATGGTAATAAAGCTGTCTTTGACAGCTTGAGGAATAACCTCAAAGTAAACTATGATGGGAGGCGTTTCTCTTACAAG TCCAAGCATGATCTGAAGGGAAAAGATCAACTACTTGTTTTGATAAGAAAGTTCCCAGAAGGTCTTGCTGTTGTGGAAGTTAAGGATGCATACCCAAATGTATTGGAAGATCTGCAG GCTCTGAAGGCAGCGGGTGAAGTCTGGCTCTTATCAAACATGGACTCCCAGGAGGACATTGTGTACCCTAATGATCCAAAAGCGAAAATCAAGGTTGATGATGATCTGAAGCAGCTCTTCCGGGAAATTGAGTTACCGCGTGACATGGTGGACATAGAAAAGGAACTCCAAAAGAACGGCTTCAAGCCCATGACCAACACTACCAAACGACGAGCAGCCGCCCAGATTGATGGCATCAAACCCAAGCCTAAGCCCAAGAAGAAGCAGCGTGAGATCACAAAACGGACCAAGCTCACGAATGCCCATCTCCCCGAGCTGTTCCAGAATCTCAACACTTGA